The Methanomassiliicoccales archaeon region TCGTGCCATAATCCATCTCAAGAATCGCCTTAACTTTTTCCTCAGGATCTTCGATTTTCGAAACGACTTTAAATCTATACTTCAGCGTCTTGCCAGCTAATCTCTTGTTAAAATCTATCCTGACCCTGCCAGTTGTGACAGAGATGATCGTTCCGACACGATTCTTCATGCTGATTTCCATACCGACCTTTGGTTCGATATTCTGCTTCAAAAATTCCCTTATTGGATGTATTTCCACGAGCTTTGGATCTCTATGCCCCGCAGCCTTCTCAGGAGGAATAACGACTTCCCTTTCAACACCGACTTCCGCATCAATGATGGCCTCTTCGAGCCCCTCAAATATTCTGCCATTTCCAAGCAAGATTGGGATAGGAGCGTAAGTGAGATTCTCATTGAAAATCCCAGCTTCCTTGGCTCTTCCCGCGTCCGTCGTGTCGAAAAGCTCGCCGCTCTCCACAATCCAGCCGTCGAATTCGAGCCTGATAATGTCACCTTTTGAGACCTTGACACTTGCGTTTGCTTTCTCTGTCGACATTGAACTCACCAATGAACACCGTCAGTAACGATAAGCGGTGTCATCCTTTGACTATTCTTATAATTTTTGGTCGAGGATACCCTAATCCCCTTATATGAGCGTCAGTGAATCGACCTTTGATTTATCAAGAACCTTGACCATCTCCACGACGAACTTTATGCAATGATCGACATCCCCCAGGTCCAAAATGCCGACATGTGAGTGAATATGCCGCGTAGGCGGCCCAACAACGATGCTTGGACAACCAATGTTGCTGATGTGGACTGCACCCGCGTCAGTACCTCCCATCGTTGTCGTAGCCAGTTGATAAGGTATTCGGTTCTTTTCGCACACGCTGATTGCTAATTCTTTTAGGGGCTGATTAGGAATCATTGACGCATCATACGTCGTGATCGCGATGCCTTCTCCCAGTTTTGCTTGTGCTTGTCTTGGTTCTACACCAGGAACATCCCCCGAAATTTCTACATCGAGGACTATCGCGACGTCAGGTTTCACAAGGTTTGCAACGGTCTTTGCACCTCTTAAGCCGACTTCTTCCTGAACCGTTGCAGCGCCGACGACTCTATTTGGATGATCGATTTCCTTCTCTTTCAATGTTCTTACAACCTGAGCAGCGATGAAAGCTCCGACCCGATCGTCAAATCCTTTTCCAAATGCCAGCGTCTTTATTCCAATGAATTTTCCTTCCTTAAAAGCCCTCTTCTTTATTGTGAAAAATGTCGAATCGGGAACGATCGCATCACCAACCCGAACTCCCATTTCCTCCGCTTCATCTTTGTTCGAACATCCAATATCGATGAACATTTTGTCCTTTGTAATGACCTTCTTCCTTTCTTCTTCATCCAGAAGATGGGGAGGTTTGATTGCGATGACCCCCCTCAGCTTCCCTTTTCTCGTCATCACAATTACTTTCTGACCTAGAAGACCCTGGTCAAACCATCCCCCGAGCTGGTGAAATGTCAAAAAGCCCTGATCCGTAATGCTTGTAACGATGAATCCAATTTCGTCGATATGGCCCGGTATAAGAATCGTAGGGGCCTCTGAGCTACCTTTTTTTTCGAAAACAAGACTTCCCATCCTATCAGCGTAAACGTTATCTGCCCACTTCTGAACATAACTCTTCATTAATTGTGTCGTTTCCCTCTCAAACCCTGCCGGACCTGGACTGTTACAGAGTTCTTCAAAAAATTTCAATGATTCTTTGTCCATGACGATACCTCATGATTAGGATCCGCGAACCCGATCCTTTTTAAAAGATGAAGACAAAGCAAATAATAAAACTTCTTCCAAAACCTGCAAGCATTTGTTGTAATAAGCGATATTATCTTATGCAAGTAAATGTGATGGAAGGGTATAACGATCAGAAAAGTGGTGATGATGCACTGGCCTGTTTCGATTCTCAGATGCCACCGTATTGACGCAGCACATATCGCACAAAAGCTAAAGGATCTCCTTCAACCCCTTGGCGTCGAGAAGGAATTGGACGGAGTTTCATCCGTGGTTATTAAACCGAATGTCTGCTGGGGCGAAGACTGGAAATCAGGCAGTACAACTTGCCCACTACTTGTCAGGGAAGTCGTCAAGTGGCTTAGGGAAAGAGGAGTTGAGGAGATTACGATCGCAGAGGGGTCAATGGTAGGCCATAATACATTTGAGTGTTTCGAAAAGACAGGTTTCATGCAACTCGCTAGAGAACTTGATTTGAAAGTCGTTGATCTGAACAAAGACCCAATCGTCGAGCTCCGCGTTGAAAAGCCAAATGTTTTCGAGACTATTGGAGTCGCACGGACAATAGCTGAATGCGAATTTTTGATCAACATGCCAGTTATGAAGACGCACATCAACACAACGGTGACTCTCTCCATGAAAAATTTAAAGGGCGTCATTCCTCACCAATGGAAGAGAAGATTTCATTTTATGGGTCTCGACGGAAGCATTGCGGATTTAGCTACGATTGTCTCTTCTAACCTCGTCATTATGGACGGTATCATTGGACAGCAGGGACAGGGGCCACTGACTGGTACGCCCGCAAACGCTGGTCTCCTTATCGCTGGTAGGGATCAATTCGACGTGGACATCATTGCAAGCAAGATCATGGGGTTCGATCCCAGAGAGGTTAGGCATTTGGCATTTTTTGCAGAAACGAAGGGTATTGATCTTGATAGTTACAAACCTCGGACAGCCGGAGAACAATTGTCTGACCTGAATATCAGGTTTGAAAGGCCCATATATTCGTTGAAGGGTTTGTATAAAGGGGTTGAGATCCTTTGGGGCGACCCGTGTAGTGGTTGCGCTGGCGCTCTCAGCGTTGCCCTTGAGCGCATGGAAAGATCTGGAGAACTCGAGGTAATTAGGCGCAACGGAGGAATAGTTGTCGCGCTTGGCAAAGGAATTGAACCTGCCAAATGTGACAAACTCGTTCTTCTTGGCAAATGCCAGTACCGTAACAGGGATAAAGGAATGTTCATTCCAGGATGCCCGCCACCGGGCATGATAGTGCGGGAGATGCTCTCGAAATTTGCAAAAGGTGAAACGAGATACGGAAGCGACATCTTTGTAAAAGAGGCAGAGGAATTATATAAAGAGGAAAAATGATCCAAGAACGGGCGGTCCCAACTCCAAAGGGCCACCAATACATTCAGTAAACATATTCGGCGGCGACATTGATAGGCATTGTTATGAAAAAATGATAAATGCTAGTTGTGAAATACGAGGAGCGATGCCACCATAGCTCAGCTGGAAGAGCGGCTGACTTGTAATCAGCAGGTCGGGAGTTCAAATCTCCCTGGTGGCTCCATTTTCAATCAACATAAACTAAAACAGATAATTCGCATACATTTCTCTCGATTCACTGAGCTAATACAAATCTCCATGAGTATCCAATCAATATGACACAATGGGATATGCCTATTTTCGAGAACTTAGAGGGTTCATGATATTGCCAAAACCGTAAAAAGCACTGATCCGCACGGAAAAGAACATTGATCGGTAAGGAGGTGGTTCATTTTATTAAAGATGGAAGAGGAGCCTCATCGGACCAGTAACTATGATACGAACACATCTCTTCGTTCACACAGGACACGACCTATAGCAAGGTATGCATCTCACCAATAACACGCCCGTTAAATAATATTCCATTTCTGTGCGTTTTTCCGTTCTATTTGGAGAGGGGCGATACTCCGTGTCTGGAGTATCCATTTCCTTAGCTCTATTTTTTCATCTTCTCAACAGTCGCGATTGATTGTTCCAGTATCTCAATTCCGGTATCAATTTCTTCAATTGTCGTCGTCAAAGGGGGAATATAACGGATAGAAGACTTGCCACAACCTAAAAGTATAAGACCATTTTTAAATGCGATTTCGATGATTCTGTCCCTCTCAGCTGATGCAGGTTCCTTTGTTTCTCTATTCCGCACAAACTCTGTTGCCTGCATCATGCCGATCCCCCTAACATCGCCGATGATCTCGTACTTCTCCTTGAGTTCTTCCAGCCTTTTACGAAGATATTGTCCGTTTTTCCGCGCCTTCTCGACGAGATTCTCTTTATCGATAACTTCAAGGGTTGCGAGGGCCGCCGCACATGCGATAGGATTTCCACCAAATGTGTTGGAGTGCGCACCCTTTTCGCTAAAATCGAGCTTTTCATCAAATATCGTCGCCCCAATCGGAATGCCTGATCCGAGCGCCTTTGAAGAACAAACGATATCAGGCACAACACCATGATGCTCGATTCCCCACATTTTTCCTGTCCGCGCCATACCCGCCTGCACCTCATCGTCGACGAAGAGAATACCGTACTTTCTCGATATTCCGTGAATGATCTTGACAAATTCTGAGGGGGGGACGATGTATCCTCCTTCGCCTTGAATTGGCTCCATAAAAATCGCAGCGACCTCATTCGAAGGAATGAATGATTCAAAATAGACTTCTTCGAGACCCCGCGCACACCAGATGTCGCATGAAGGGTATTCAAGACGATAAGGGCAACGGTAACAGTAAGCGTACGGAATGTGAATGACGCCGGGAACTACGGGGAAATACCTTGCACGCTGCACGGGTTTGCTTGCAGTTAATGATAATGATCCCATTGTTCTCCCATGAAATGCACCGATGAACGCAATGAACTGACTCTTGTGCATTGACCATTTGGCGATTTTCATAGCCGCCTCGATTGACTCTGTTCCGCTGTTGCTGAAAAAGACCTTTTTATCAAAACCACCCGGCGTGAGCTCGGTCAATTTCTTCGCTAACCTTGACTGTACTTCATAGTAGAAGTCAGTCCCAGCGAAGTGAATAAACTTGTCGACTTGCTCCTTTATCGCCTTCACGACGGCGGGGTGACGGTGCCCGAGGTTAAGAACGGCGACCCCACTCGTGAAATCAAGAAACTTGTTCCCATCAACGTCAATTACAGTACTCCCATATCCGGCCTCAATTGCGAGAGGCAACGCCTTCGTGGAAGTCGCCAGATACTTCTCATCATTTTCAATAATTAGCTTTGCCTTAGGTCCTGGCAACTCAGTATTGATGACTGGAATTTTAGTCATCGTCATGTCTCCGATCTGATTTATTACTCACCCACTATTTTATTGTTTGCTGGCATTGATTAATATTGTCGAAAAAACAAAAAACAAAGATTGCTAAAGTCCCTCCCCTTCTTCCTCTTCTTCTGGTGCAGATCCAACCTCTTCTGCTCTCTCAATGCATTTCGACAGAATCGAATATGCCCGGATCATGTCCGCCTCTGCGACAATGAAGATCGTATCTGTGTAGCAGCTCACGGTCTCGACGATATTTAGACCGCCCTCTGCGAGGCTGGAGACAAGATACGCAAAAACACCACTAGTCTCTGTGATCACCTCAGGCGACTTAACAGAGATCTCGACGAGGTTCTGCCGCACCTTCAAAACATTCTCCTTGCCCACCGCTGCAACAACCTCGCCCTTAAGCTTCTCATCGGCAATGATAGTGATTGCCTGAGTACCTTGGATTACCTGCATGATTGCCTTCTCATTGATGAGCTTTCTGAAAACGGATTCGAGACGTTGAAGAACCGTCCAGTCGTTTTTCGCTGTCACGATACATATCTTCGTTTTCACTTCCACCCTGCTATTTCCTATGACTGATAAAATTTCCTTTTCGTGATCGTGTTTCCCGAGCGTCAAAGCATATCTGCGGCAGGCGATCATGACGGCTTCTTCATTTTTTATCCCTTCTTCCTTCATGATCAATCTAGCCAGAGAAGAGAAATTAATAAGGTCTTTGGAGATACAATCTTTAATACTTGGATGAGAATCAATGTAAGCGCGCGTCCGTTCAGCGACGCTTTCCTTATGCTTCGTTTTTTTCATAAGATTTGGAGGATTGCATATCTGAGTATTAAAAATTAATTATAATTCTGAGATCGATGATCCCGCGCTAGCACGCAAATCAATATACGATCGAAGTACCTGGTCAAATCTCGATATCGAGTCTTCAGAGATTATCAACGCAGGCACCATTCTGACGACTTTCCCGGCGCACACGTTAACGAGAATTCTATGCTTGAAGCAGAATTTCTGAAATTGTTTTGCTTCCTCGCCCATTTCCAATCCGATCATTAGCCCTTTGCCTCTTACGACAAAGGGAAAGTCATTACAGAGAGATTTTATGCGTGAGATCCATGCGTCCCCGATTTCCATAGCACGGCTATCCAGTTTTTCATTTTTTAGGGTTTCAATAACTGTTGTAGCAACACGACAGACAAAAGGGTTCCCTCCAAAAGTTGAACCATGAGATCCAGGCTGGAATGCGTTCGCAACTTCCTCTGATGAGATAATCGCCCCTATGGGAAAACCACCTCCTAGTCCTTTGGCGAGCGTCACGATATCTGGAACGATATTGAAATGTTCAAAGGCAAACATTTTTCCCGTCCTTCCGAGTCCAGTTTGTACCTCGTCGAGAATCAATAAGGTATCCCTCTCTGTGCACAAATCCCTCGCAGTTTTCATGAACTCAGCTGGAGGAACTACGATCCCTCCCTCCCCCTGCATTGGTTCGAGTATAACGGCTGCCGTATCCGACGTGATTGCCGTCTTAAGCGCTTCAACGTCGCCATAGTTGATGAAATCAAAGGAGTTCGACAATAGCGGCTCGAAACCCTCGTGGTATTTCCTCTGCCCGGTCGCAGAAAGCGCACCGATTGTTCTCCCGTGAAATGAATTATAGGTCGCGACGAAACGTCTTCTCTTTGTCTTTTTCGCGGCCAATTTGAGTGCCGCCTCATTGGCCTCCGCACCGCTGTTGACAAACATGGAACGATTCAAGGGCTCGGGCATAATCGTTGCCAAAGTCTGAGCCAGCTGCGCTTGTTCCTTGATATAATATAGATTTGAAACGTGCACAAGTCTATCGACCTGTTCCTTCACAGCCTTCGTGATTGCTGGATGGCAATGTCCCAGAATATTTACAGCGATCCCGGCGACGAGATCCAGATATTCATTTCCATCCAAATCGTAAAGGAATTCGCCATGACCCCTTTCAAAGCAAACTTCCTCCCTCGAATAATTCGAGAATAAATAGGTATTGCTAAGTTTCTTGATTTCTTCGAATTTCATCGCTTTCGCCTTTTCGCATTGTTCATTTAAAGAGATTTAATCGGTAATCCTTGTCCCCATGTCACCCATTCCAAGAAGCTCGTTGAGGATCGAATGTGGAACCTTACCACAGACCATATGCGCCGTCTTAACGCCACTGAGGATCGCTAGACGACAAGCTTCGAGCTTTGGAACCATTCCGTCTTTGACGACGCCGCTAGCAATTAGTGCGTCAATCTCCTTCATTGAAATCTGCGGTATGACTGTTGCACCGTTCCCGTTCTCTTTCATTAAACCTGGAACGTCTGTGACCAGGAAAATGTCCTCAGATCTTAGAGCCTTTGCAAGATGGGCGGCCACGGTGTCAGCGTTCACATTTACGCGCTTCCCCTTTTCGTCAACACATATCGGATAAACAACGGGGACAAACCCGCTCGCACACAGAAGATTAATGAGCGTAGGATCGACCCTGGAGACCTCCCCAACATTCCCGAGATCGACAAGACATTCGCGGCCGTTTTCGTCTTTTGTCTTGATCGGGGGCATCCTTGTGCAAATCACCGTTCTGCCCTCTGCCCCCTCGATTCCTATCGCCTTGATCCCAGCATTTCTCAATGCGTTTACAATCTCTCCATTGATTCTCGCAAGGACGTTCCTAACGACCTCGAGAGTCTCGTCATCGGTCACCCTCAGGCCAGCAA contains the following coding sequences:
- a CDS encoding ACT domain-containing protein, whose amino-acid sequence is MKKTKHKESVAERTRAYIDSHPSIKDCISKDLINFSSLARLIMKEEGIKNEEAVMIACRRYALTLGKHDHEKEILSVIGNSRVEVKTKICIVTAKNDWTVLQRLESVFRKLINEKAIMQVIQGTQAITIIADEKLKGEVVAAVGKENVLKVRQNLVEISVKSPEVITETSGVFAYLVSSLAEGGLNIVETVSCYTDTIFIVAEADMIRAYSILSKCIERAEEVGSAPEEEEEGEGL
- a CDS encoding aspartate aminotransferase family protein; this encodes MKFEEIKKLSNTYLFSNYSREEVCFERGHGEFLYDLDGNEYLDLVAGIAVNILGHCHPAITKAVKEQVDRLVHVSNLYYIKEQAQLAQTLATIMPEPLNRSMFVNSGAEANEAALKLAAKKTKRRRFVATYNSFHGRTIGALSATGQRKYHEGFEPLLSNSFDFINYGDVEALKTAITSDTAAVILEPMQGEGGIVVPPAEFMKTARDLCTERDTLLILDEVQTGLGRTGKMFAFEHFNIVPDIVTLAKGLGGGFPIGAIISSEEVANAFQPGSHGSTFGGNPFVCRVATTVIETLKNEKLDSRAMEIGDAWISRIKSLCNDFPFVVRGKGLMIGLEMGEEAKQFQKFCFKHRILVNVCAGKVVRMVPALIISEDSISRFDQVLRSYIDLRASAGSSISEL
- the argB gene encoding acetylglutamate kinase, with protein sequence MAGVEIPKEMIPRLAKLRGKKIVIKFGGSTLNGNGDMASFCEDIALLVSLGVRPVIVHGGGPEINDEMRKLGKEVKKVAGLRVTDDETLEVVRNVLARINGEIVNALRNAGIKAIGIEGAEGRTVICTRMPPIKTKDENGRECLVDLGNVGEVSRVDPTLINLLCASGFVPVVYPICVDEKGKRVNVNADTVAAHLAKALRSEDIFLVTDVPGLMKENGNGATVIPQISMKEIDALIASGVVKDGMVPKLEACRLAILSGVKTAHMVCGKVPHSILNELLGMGDMGTRITD
- a CDS encoding peptidylprolyl isomerase, which codes for MSTEKANASVKVSKGDIIRLEFDGWIVESGELFDTTDAGRAKEAGIFNENLTYAPIPILLGNGRIFEGLEEAIIDAEVGVEREVVIPPEKAAGHRDPKLVEIHPIREFLKQNIEPKVGMEISMKNRVGTIISVTTGRVRIDFNKRLAGKTLKYRFKVVSKIEDPEEKVKAILEMDYGTSDGFRVTLEDKKAIIFLPDVCKYDQKWLISKYRVVSDLRDALGFNIVQFVEEYVKKEEESKVEEKKGEEKGNEPLQALEKSEASQ
- a CDS encoding M42 family metallopeptidase; its protein translation is MDKESLKFFEELCNSPGPAGFERETTQLMKSYVQKWADNVYADRMGSLVFEKKGSSEAPTILIPGHIDEIGFIVTSITDQGFLTFHQLGGWFDQGLLGQKVIVMTRKGKLRGVIAIKPPHLLDEEERKKVITKDKMFIDIGCSNKDEAEEMGVRVGDAIVPDSTFFTIKKRAFKEGKFIGIKTLAFGKGFDDRVGAFIAAQVVRTLKEKEIDHPNRVVGAATVQEEVGLRGAKTVANLVKPDVAIVLDVEISGDVPGVEPRQAQAKLGEGIAITTYDASMIPNQPLKELAISVCEKNRIPYQLATTTMGGTDAGAVHISNIGCPSIVVGPPTRHIHSHVGILDLGDVDHCIKFVVEMVKVLDKSKVDSLTLI
- a CDS encoding DUF362 domain-containing protein yields the protein MHWPVSILRCHRIDAAHIAQKLKDLLQPLGVEKELDGVSSVVIKPNVCWGEDWKSGSTTCPLLVREVVKWLRERGVEEITIAEGSMVGHNTFECFEKTGFMQLARELDLKVVDLNKDPIVELRVEKPNVFETIGVARTIAECEFLINMPVMKTHINTTVTLSMKNLKGVIPHQWKRRFHFMGLDGSIADLATIVSSNLVIMDGIIGQQGQGPLTGTPANAGLLIAGRDQFDVDIIASKIMGFDPREVRHLAFFAETKGIDLDSYKPRTAGEQLSDLNIRFERPIYSLKGLYKGVEILWGDPCSGCAGALSVALERMERSGELEVIRRNGGIVVALGKGIEPAKCDKLVLLGKCQYRNRDKGMFIPGCPPPGMIVREMLSKFAKGETRYGSDIFVKEAEELYKEEK
- a CDS encoding acetyl ornithine aminotransferase family protein, whose product is MTKIPVINTELPGPKAKLIIENDEKYLATSTKALPLAIEAGYGSTVIDVDGNKFLDFTSGVAVLNLGHRHPAVVKAIKEQVDKFIHFAGTDFYYEVQSRLAKKLTELTPGGFDKKVFFSNSGTESIEAAMKIAKWSMHKSQFIAFIGAFHGRTMGSLSLTASKPVQRARYFPVVPGVIHIPYAYCYRCPYRLEYPSCDIWCARGLEEVYFESFIPSNEVAAIFMEPIQGEGGYIVPPSEFVKIIHGISRKYGILFVDDEVQAGMARTGKMWGIEHHGVVPDIVCSSKALGSGIPIGATIFDEKLDFSEKGAHSNTFGGNPIACAAALATLEVIDKENLVEKARKNGQYLRKRLEELKEKYEIIGDVRGIGMMQATEFVRNRETKEPASAERDRIIEIAFKNGLILLGCGKSSIRYIPPLTTTIEEIDTGIEILEQSIATVEKMKK